GACGCCAACTCAATCGAGAACATGATGGAAGAGGACTGAGCCGAGTGGCCAAGAAGAATACGCAACGGAAGCGCACGTTCACCCGCACTGACATCCAGACACCCGCAGACACCTACGAGAGCATTGCAGACCTTGAGGCCCGACTGAGGACCGAGGAGCAACCCGTGCTCCCGGCGAACGCCAGCGCAGGGACGGTGCTGGAGCGCGACACCATTAGGGTCGCGGAGAAGGCTTTCCAATGGCGGCTACCCAAGCGCAACATGGTGCCAAGACATGATGTCATCTACGACATGGCAAGGGCGCTGCGTGATGGGTTCAAGCTGCCACCAATCACAGTGTTCGCTGTTGGGACCGGGTTCTACGTAATTGACGGCCACCACCGCTTAGCGGCTTACGACACGGCGGGTGTGCGCCAGGTCCCAGCCAAGGTGTTCCTCGGGACATTAGAGGAGGCAGAGCGCTTTGCCCTGCGAAGCAATTCTCGGGATAAGATCCCAATGGGAAAGGCGGACAAGCTCGCAGCCGCGTGGAGGCTTGTGAGGCAAGACAAGGACGGGGACAGCATCTCCAGCATCGCCAGAGACGCCGGTATTGCCCAGAGCAGCGTAAGCAACATGAGGGCCGTGCTGAAGAGGCTGAGGGAGATGGGGCTGCCAGCGGACGACGTTCTGGAGATGTCTTGGAACACGGCGCGCGGACGAGCGCAGGGGATTACGGAGGACGCCGAGCTTGAGGATTGGCGCGAGGCTGAAGCTCAGAAACTGGTCGAAGCAATCGCCCGTGCGAAACTGGGAGCACGCCTGACCAAGAACCCGGACATCACGGCTATAGCTCTGGCCAAATTGAACGATGGGCTCCCGCAGGCCCTCATGGCCCAATGGACGGAGCCGGCCGAAGCGACCTACGACCCGGACGACAAAACGCCCGATGAGGACTTCTGAAGGTCCCCAAACACTACACCCCCCATTTGGGGAGGTTGAGAGACGGGGCTCCTCAGTTGAGGCACCCGGAAGGGGAGACATACGCTGCCAGTTTATAACAACGTGGGGAGGCGCCAGACGGCCCCCCCCCGGAGTTCCGTGAAATTGGGGCCAGATCGGCCACAATATTGTATCAACGCGGGTGGCAGGCGCGGCACTAGGGGCGTCCCCCCACCCCGAGGACGCAGCAGGAGAGCCCACCGGAACGCTCAAGCGCTCTGCAGGGATTGGGGGCTTGGATGACCGCAGGACCCACCGAGACACCAAACCCGCACCGCCGACCGCCAAGAGGATCCATCCGGGGCGGGCTCTCCGCCATCAGAACGGCAGGAGCCGCATCGACCAGAGCATCGGCGGAAACAACCAGCCAAGGAACACGTCAAGGCGGCCCTGAAATCCGGCCGGGGCTTGAGGCCAAAAAGGGTACCCGCCGAACGAGGCTCAGCGATAGGAGACCCGCTGCACTACGAGAGGGATCCACCGCGGCGATTAATGGGCGGATCCTGCGGCAGCGCGGCCCTTTGCGACGCCGGCCACGTATGCCGTTATGTGATTGAAAAACG
This genomic stretch from Bradyrhizobium daqingense harbors:
- a CDS encoding ParB/RepB/Spo0J family partition protein; the protein is MAKKNTQRKRTFTRTDIQTPADTYESIADLEARLRTEEQPVLPANASAGTVLERDTIRVAEKAFQWRLPKRNMVPRHDVIYDMARALRDGFKLPPITVFAVGTGFYVIDGHHRLAAYDTAGVRQVPAKVFLGTLEEAERFALRSNSRDKIPMGKADKLAAAWRLVRQDKDGDSISSIARDAGIAQSSVSNMRAVLKRLREMGLPADDVLEMSWNTARGRAQGITEDAELEDWREAEAQKLVEAIARAKLGARLTKNPDITAIALAKLNDGLPQALMAQWTEPAEATYDPDDKTPDEDF